A genomic region of Homalodisca vitripennis isolate AUS2020 chromosome 5, UT_GWSS_2.1, whole genome shotgun sequence contains the following coding sequences:
- the LOC124363772 gene encoding condensin-2 complex subunit D3-like, with the protein MDIYDLFSKFELDLLPRDWVQNLWKDDFSEAVEFPTEYEMFLENTDISELMTTASSYIREWLESADSSSNASRMSVSDNRSSMNSSVVDSNSWQNLISNNVQHKALVAMLSIFVLRGKTEKQFEVKRLGLIATDFYLMLLAIPGSQVFHIFNPILYSHAVENLKICSVLTGSSGSSKPAPKKRRGKHQDDDDCEDDEEVHNDSDDEGELVPSDRAKVVKLLNNVLTDLSFTLKRFQLKGQDDSLLITIQILILITRLERNSSSIFSKSPPHNSPSYLAYKAYKILMDLGCPEHGDVEDTVRFIMREMMSGFLIFDQKGLKLTPKEALVIKDHSINFVRNLLIYLKDSAFNGVYTLIQHIIVRIPDKADLRTKGVQVVIELLDVFPHSLYSKTVVWVMSVCHSEQAKYRITGLEIVTKLLYGNERTPSSPLRPFTPSKRSSNKRNGSADDEGEEEEEENNILNTTT; encoded by the coding sequence ATGGATATTTAcgatttattttcaaagtttgaaCTTGATCTTTTACCACGAGACTGGGTTCAAAATCTGTGGAAAGATGATTTTTCTGAAGCTGTGGAATTTCCTACAGAGTAcgaaatgtttttggaaaacaCAGACATCAGTGAACTCATGACTACTGCCAGTAGTTATATTAGAGAGTGGCTGGAATCAGCAGACAGCAGTTCTAACGCCAGCAGAATGTCTGTGTCTGACAACAGATCTAGTATGAACTCAAGCGTGGTGGACTCCAATTCCTGGCAGAATCTCATATCGAACAATGTGCAACACAAAGCTCTAGTCGCGATGTTGAGCATTTTCGTCCTAAGGGGAAAGACGGAGAAGCAGTTTGAAGTCAAGCGACTCGGGCTGATAGCAACAGATTTCTACCTTATGTTGCTAGCAATTCCTGGTAGTCAAGTGTTCCACATATTCAATCCAATTTTGTACTCGCATGCTGTAGAAAATTTGAAAATCTGTAGCGTACTGACTGGATCATCAGGGAGTTCAAAACCAGCACCTAAGAAGCGTAGAGGAAAGCACCAGGACGATGATGATTGTGAAGATGATGAAGAAGTACACAATGATTCTGATGACGAGGGTGAGCTGGTACCCTCGGACAGAGCTAAGGTTGTTAAActgttaaacaatgttttaactgACTTATCGTTTACACTAAAAAGGTTTCAGCTGAAAGGTCAGGATGACTCTTTACTCATCACTATTCAGATTTTGATTCTCATCACTAGGCTAGAACGCAACTCGTCATCAATATTCTCTAAATCACCACCTCATAATAGTCCCTCGTACCTTGCTTACAAAGCGTATAAGATTCTGATGGACTTGGGTTGTCCAGAGCACGGAGATGTGGAAGACACTGTAAGGTTTATCATGAGGGAGATGATGTCTGGTTTCCTCATCTTTGATCAGAAAGGGCTAAAGTTAACACCTAAAGAAGCTCTTGTCATCAAAGATCACTCGATAAATTTTGTGCGCAACTTGCTGATTTACCTCAAAGATTCTGCGTTCAACGGAGTGTACACACTAATACAACACATCATAGTGAGGATACCTGACAAGGCAGATTTGAGAACCAAAGGAGTGCAAGTGGTTATAGAGCTCCTAGATGTCTTCCCGCATTCTTTGTACTCCAAAACAGTAGTTTGGGTGATGAGCGTGTGCCACAGTGAACAAGCAAAGTACAGGATAACTGGGTTAGAAATTGTCACTAAACTTTTATATGGGAATGAAAGAACCCCTAGTTCACCTTTAAGGCCTTTCACCCCGTCTAAACGAAGTTCGAACAAAAGAAACGGATCTGCAGATGATGAAGGTGAAGAAGAAgaggaagaaaataatattttaaacacaacaacCTGA